The following DNA comes from Camelina sativa cultivar DH55 chromosome 14, Cs, whole genome shotgun sequence.
agctgttgattggcGGGATCTAATAGAACGTTCCGTCAAAGAACATGTGTGTTCCAAATCGTATAGacgaacatgaaaatccgggtcatccccttgtacagatgcacgaactctccaaagACATCCTTCAACCCAACACCTAAAAATCACCTGTCTCGGATTTGATActggtacattaaaatcaaatccatccctaaccgaaataagtttcaTGTGATTCCTGAACTCCTTTTTTCTCCTGTATCTTTGTCATACAGCAATTTTTAGCGCTGACACCTCCAACCTAATAGCCTCCGGATTCATCTTCGATCCGacaaagttatcatctttatgagctttcttctgaggaggcggagtaggtgggtcttcctcttctttactCTGAGGCTCGCCCAATACAGAAAATTGCTCATCATTAGATGACTCACcatcggagtcgtcgaaaaaattaaattggcttgaaaattcatcgtcttcttcttcgtcagatgctacttcgacaacttcttcttcttcttggttttctttgtcaacgatcttaccataatcaaaacaagtgccttcaaatcccccaccgtacACTTTGAATGTAGATTCTAATTTCGATTCACTGCTTGGCCGAATCAtccttcctctagctccactagtttttgtagactctttcgccgaaaactctcatcgtcttcttcttcgtcagatgctacttcgacaacttcttcttcttcttggttttctttgtcaacgatcttaccataatcaaaataAGTGCCTTCAAATCTCCCACCGTACACTTTGTATGTAGATTCTAATTTTGATTCACTGCTTGGCCGAATCAtccttcctctagctccactagtttctgtagactctttcgctGAAAACCCTACACAGAGACTTAGCTGATCGGTGttccatagccccaaaaaacattgcaactgtcgatcattgaagacaaaaactggtggagtatcatgtgccattagtttcagtgccttgttcgagaacatgtagctctgctttagctcatggctaaacgcgtccaatctgtagtcttcaagaacaagctccacaagcttgtcgtgtgttgtgccacCATcgatctgcacaactatacaccctctatcgtcggtgttaaatacatatctctgtttctttacccaattaccggacacaactagtaccagaactggatccatgaaagataatgaagaacaaggtgaagaagaagtagaagaacaatgtgaagaagaaaagtgaagaaaaagtataagaacaaggtgaagaagaaggtaaatagttcacttatttaccagttgaagaataagagtcgaacgacgttttGTAtttccggaaaaaaaaaatatgacatggaatgatgacatggatgttgcgtccgacgtggcaagtcagccatgaaacaattaataactcagtctatataaaactcagccatcaaacagattataactcagtcacaacataaaaaacattacagtaattaaaaagcaaaaaaaattgctgccaaattcagctgcttcatcaactgaaaatatgtaactcagccgtatcgtttaataagtcagccgtaactgaataacattctagtaattaatcttttgctactaagtcagccgtcgaatggctgagttgtacgataagtcagcctatcacggctgagttgtacgataagtcagcctatcacggctgagttgtacgataactcAGCTAGTCGGAAAAtggtaactcagccgtgtcgtagtgataactcagccaaaattttaacAACTCAACCATGgagtgaaaactcagccgtaaggacggctgagttagagcgtaactcagccagattttgataagtcagccgtaactcttggctgagttatgctctaactcagccagattttgataagtcaggcagattttgataagtcagccgtaacgcttggctgagttatgctctatctcagccgtccgctcttactcaaatgtttttttccataactcagccggaatatacctataactcacagccgcaacatacctttGTAAcacgttatggctgagttattgttacACGTCAGCGTTtttgacgtggcgtctgacgtgcaatgacatttttgtaattacgtttttctggtaacataaaacaagggcacgctgggcattttgaaaatacccgaaatattctagtaataaaatctttgtttgtaaattctggtaatattacctaatttggataacatttgagtaaatcaccctattatatatatatatttaatgaaattttggttTCCTACATTATGAACTTTTTTCAGAAGTTTCAAAACTTTTACATGCCATACGGATCAGGGATCACTAAGCCATCGGTCGCCtggttgattttgttatttgtatcAAGCACAAATTACCAAACCATATGTTCGCTATATATTATGTATCACATTATatcaaagagaaaataagaaCCGATTATTTCGGTTGCGGGTATACAATGGAAATTGACATCATTCGCCCTTCGACAAGGATATGATCACTCTTTGGCTCATCCAACCGATAAATTTGCAGATTCACTTACCTCAGCTCCTTCGAAAATTGgatacaaaaatttgaaacggAAACAAACAAGCGATCTTACTTCCACAATCCTTCGACTGTTATATCTTATATTTGCTTATGATTGTGACTATTTGTAAAGGGTCCAAAAGATCGCTTGTGTTGCTTGTAATAATGCACCATCTTGAATATTATGGCACCCTTTAAACCATCATATTCATACTAAGCAATTAAAACTCTTATCATATCACCGAAAACCCATAACATCtaattttggtgggaaaatatGCTAGACAAGTAAAAGTAACCCAAAACTAATAACAAgttcatatattattttaatgataaTCTATATGACTTACCCACACTCTCTACTTGGTTTTCTTCTCAATCCCAATCGCCACAATCACCACCACCGCAACCACTACCACCATAATcagcaccaccaccaacactatcaccaccaccactataACCACCACAAACATCAACACCAATActatcaccaccaccaacatTATCACCAGCACCACAATCAGCACCACCAACACTATCATCACCATCACTATACCtaccacaaccaccaccaccgaaATAGTAATATGAGTTGCCGTAGTAGTAAGAGTTGCCTCCGTCATTTCCTTTGTGTTTATATTCTCTCATGTTCCCTCCCTTTTTACTATTCGGATAGACGAACCTATCAAGGCGGGACACATCGTGTTTTGCTCCAGCATCCCTATACATCTCCATCAACACCTTGTTCGCTGAGTCTTTAGACTTTGTATCAACTACAAGTTCTGTTCTACGCAGCATCTCTATCGCTTTCTTACTTGAACCACCATTTAAATAAGCCTTTGCAATGCTTATCCCCGTTTGCCAGGCCAATGAGAATGGTGGGTCGTCTTCAACTTCTAACTCCATCAGTAACTTGTCCACTGCCTCCACGTCGGGTACACTTGTGTAAGCCTTCAAAACGTTATTGGCCGTGAGATTCTTGTTATGCTCTACTCCATTCTCCTTCATCTGTCTCAGGATCTCGTCGACCATGTGTCTTTCTCCAAGAAGAGCATAAAGAGATATCATATTATAGTAAGGGTAAGGTTTCAATAGCATATTTTGCTCTCTCATCTTCTGGTAAGTGGCTTCGGCTTCGTGCCGTGTTGTCTTGGATGTTGTGTACAAGTATAAGAGAGTGTTGTAGACTGAGTCGTCCCTCATGTTTTCAGGAATGTTTTTGAAGAAATTCTCTGCTTCTATCAACCCTGAACTGATCTCAACAAGATAAAGCCGTGATGCAAAATCTTTAGAGCTTAGATCATAAATACCTCGATCAGTTATCCACTCTGAGACCTAACACATCACCAataacaatgatatatataaccCCTTTATGAGATTTATTAggaatctatataataataacaatccgaataaatgcaaCCAACAGTTgcgttttttcaatcgtactttttggatattttctgaaaaattgTGATGGATCATTgaaacggttatttatgaaaaattacaactgttcactgtaaagttttgttgattggaacattcgtatcttttgaaatctatatatatttgtttgtttgaactgttttcattttttttgcgatgacacaaaatcaactaaaatttcaatctcaacggattatacatttttctaaattattttctagcattcattcttttaaaagtcaataaattcctctaattcttgatttaacaaaagatttttggaatgatgaatctaatttacattttttagttaattttaaatataaaggtttaatgaaaatacttagagtgtttttccaagagttagatggattacatagtgagtttttggatttgacttttcaatatggtaacaatccgaataaatgccaccaaagattgtgtttttcaatcgtaccttttggataatcttccaaaaaatctgtagaaaatttaaattatgtgtttaacaaaaagttgcaattgttcattgtaacggtttttttgtaaagttgcaactgctCATTGTAGAGctgtgtctattcgaatattcatatcttttgaaatctatatatttgtctgtttgaactgtttttattttttttgccatgacacaaaataatataaaatttcaatctcaacggtttttacagatCTCTagattattctctagcattcgttcttttaaaagtaagaaaTTCCTCCCatttttgatttaacaaaagatttttggaatgatgaatctaatttacaacttttagttaattttatattaaaaattaattaaaatacttatatataatagatatccgaataaatgccaccaaagtTGTATTTTTCAGtcataccttttggataatgttccaaaaaaatctgtagaaaatttaatttgtgTGTCATAcacaaagttgcgattgttcattgtaatggtttttttgtaaagttgtaattgttcattgtagagaTGTTTCTATTCGAaaattcgtatcttttgaaatctatatatatttgtctgtttgaattgttttcattttttttcccatgacaccaaataatataaaatttcaatctcaacggtttttacagctctctaaattattctctagcattcatttttttaaaagtaaagagattcctccaattcttgatttaacaaaagatttttggaatgatgaatctaatttacaacttttagttaattttatatctaGAGTCTTTTTCGAAGAGTTAAATGGattatataataagtttttggatttgacttttgaatatggtaataaagaagtcttctatttaaaagcagtttatatgagtttgtaggtataatcaagtgcacaCAGAACAATTGCAATTTTCCGTAGTatcttttcataaaaaaatgtttttatttgttttttttttaaattcaaactgTTGtctctgttcattgtagagttgtgtcttttcactatattttctttatattttttcatcacaacttttcgttttaataggtgtgtctatttaaataatcatgctttttgaactctctttatattgtctcttcatcactaactaacaagtttgttgaaacaaattttctattttatgttgagtctagataattgaatatattctata
Coding sequences within:
- the LOC104743577 gene encoding putative pentatricopeptide repeat-containing protein At1g28020, with protein sequence MQRLGRYAIKKLFSRRTPSIRFAGTLTSNDTLHSRVMGSERERSKVTPVLDKWLKQGNKVNLTDLRRLIDALCVSQRFNHALQVSEWITDRGIYDLSSKDFASRLYLVEISSGLIEAENFFKNIPENMRDDSVYNTLLYLYTTSKTTRHEAEATYQKMREQNMLLKPYPYYNMISLYALLGERHMVDEILRQMKENGVEHNKNLTANNVLKAYTSVPDVEAVDKLLMELEVEDDPPFSLAWQTGISIAKAYLNGGSSKKAIEMLRRTELVVDTKSKDSANKVLMEMYRDAGAKHDVSRLDRFVYPNSKKGGNMREYKHKGNDGGNSYYYGNSYYYFGGGGCGRYSDGDDSVGGADCGAGDNVGGGDSIGVDVCGGYSGGGDSVGGGADYGGSGCGGGDCGDWD